One window of Prionailurus bengalensis isolate Pbe53 chromosome B1, Fcat_Pben_1.1_paternal_pri, whole genome shotgun sequence genomic DNA carries:
- the LOC122468530 gene encoding zinc finger protein 596-like, producing MESLRKKQEMILTRHIHKKGMALTVPKHKSLAPENPIECTDLGDAFTQRSALTQHLLIHLRRKRYISKQCRKSLSEQSSLTRHNQIRTQGKLYKCHVCGKAFSNCFCLRRHKMIHTGEKPFKCHLCGKGFVQSSDLRNHNQTHTGERPYECHVCGKAFRQNSYLRQHENIHTRKKSYECHLCKKAFSHRSYLRKHERIHSGEKCFQCHECKKTFSQSSGLSQHKRIHTGDKPHVCLLCGKAFIQGSELRRHERTHTGEKPYECHQCGNAFSQYSNLRRHKRMHTGEQPYACQLCGKAFRHYSSLRRHEGTHPSGENHECSQ from the coding sequence CATAAATCTCTTGCTCCAGAGAATCCTATTGAATGCACTGATTTGGGTGATGCATTTACTCAGAGATCTGCATTGACTCAACATTTGTTAATTCACCTCAGGAGGAAACGTTACATCAGCAAACAGTGTCGAAAATCACTTAGTGAACAATCATCCCTTACTCGACATAACCAAATTCGCACACAAGGCAAATTATATAAATGTCATgtgtgtgggaaagcctttagtaATTGCttttgccttaggagacataagatgattcacactggagagaaaccatttAAATGCCATCTTTGTGGGAAAGGCTTTGTGCAAAGCTCTGACCTTAGAAACCACAACCAAACACACACAGGGGAGCGGCCATATGAATGCCACGTGTGTGGGAAAGCTTTTCGTCAGAATTCGTACCTGAGACAGCATGAGAATATTCACACAAGAAAGAAATCATATGAATGCCATCTATGTAAGAAGGCTTTCAGTCACAGATCCTACCTTAGAAAACACGAGAGAATTCATTCTGGAGAGAAATGTTTCCAATGTCATGAATGTAAGAAAACGTTTAGTCAGAGCTCTGGCCTTAGCCAGCACAagagaatccacactggagaTAAACCACATGTGTGTCTTctgtgtgggaaagccttcattCAAGGTTCAGAACTCAGAAGGCATGAGAGaacacacacaggggagaagccATATGAATGTCACCAGTGTGGGAATGCCTTCAGTCAATATTCTAACCTTCGACGACACAAGAGAATGCACACTGGAGAGCAACCATATGCATGTCAGctatgtgggaaagccttcagacATTATTCTTCCCTTAGACGACATGAGGGAACCCATCCCAGTGGAGAAAATCATGAGTGCTCTCAGTAA